One Nerophis ophidion isolate RoL-2023_Sa linkage group LG06, RoL_Noph_v1.0, whole genome shotgun sequence genomic region harbors:
- the her3 gene encoding hairy-related 3 yields MVSTTDCMDKSITANRVSKPLMEKKRRARINKCLDQLKCLLESDYSSSIRKRKLEKADILEFTVRHVKHLQKTQTCTPFPYFCRRGELSDYQKGFQSCLANFDHYLLVADKNVTDRNRLKLAQLRAKLCVGGAPRDTISTMDSGASQQLARRAEEDESSSAVRGRDSEHTRGSKHCGLITATSPKDTRGKSATRKKSTCPSEGGATQDKVWRPW; encoded by the exons atggtgTCCACTACTGACTGCATGGACAAGTCCATCACTGCAAATAGG GTTTCTAAACCGCTGATGGAGAAAAAACGACGGGCTCGTATTAACAAATGTTTGGACCAGTTGAAATGTCTTCTGGAGAGCGACTACAGTAGCAGT ATTCGTAAGCGCAAATTGGAGAAGGCAGATATCCTGGAGTTCACCGTGAGACACGTCAAGCACCTCCAGAAGACTCAGACATGTACGCCATTcccat ATTTTTGCAGGCGTGGTGAGCTCTCCGACTACCAAAAAGGCTTCCAAAGTTGTCTGGCCAACTTCGACCACTACCTGTTGGTGGCCGACAAAAACGTCACCGACAGGAACCGCCTGAAGTTGGCGCAGTTGCGCGCCAAGCTGTGCGTCGGCGGTGCGCCGCGGGACACgatcagcaccatggacagcggcgcATCGCAGCAGTTGGCGAGGAGAGCCGAGGAGGACGAGTCGAGCTCGGCTGTGCGGGGCCGTGACAGTGAGCACACTCGTGGGTCCAAACACTGTGGGCTTATCACGGCCACCTCACCCAAAGACACACGTGGGAAAAGCGCCACTCGGAAGAAGTCCACGTGTCCCAGTGAGGGCGGCGCCACTCAGGACAAAGTGTGGCGACCGTGGTAG